One window of the bacterium genome contains the following:
- the tsaB gene encoding tRNA (adenosine(37)-N6)-threonylcarbamoyltransferase complex dimerization subunit type 1 TsaB has product MRVLGIESSTVAASTALVEDGALLGEVWLATPANHSQKLLGAVARLMELSATSAENLDGVAVGLGPGSFTGVRVALSTAKGLAFGLGIPLVGIPTLEALAAGVSHCQHLVCPMVDARGERVFTGLFRIGQGSIQKVREEGLRELVPWVLGLNEPVLFVGDGAIAYRQLIQNFLGDLAKFVPVEYSLPRASSVARLGEGRLRRGDKDDIDLLAPRYAQEAKAVRDMACSGESPVAR; this is encoded by the coding sequence AAGTACAGCCTTGGTGGAAGATGGGGCATTGCTTGGGGAAGTTTGGCTGGCCACCCCGGCCAATCACTCTCAGAAACTGCTTGGGGCTGTGGCAAGGCTCATGGAGCTAAGCGCAACTTCAGCAGAGAATTTGGATGGTGTGGCCGTGGGGTTGGGGCCCGGATCCTTCACTGGAGTGAGGGTTGCTCTCTCTACAGCCAAGGGACTGGCCTTTGGGCTTGGGATACCCCTGGTGGGGATACCCACCCTGGAGGCCCTGGCGGCCGGGGTATCACACTGTCAGCATCTTGTGTGTCCCATGGTGGATGCAAGAGGCGAGAGGGTATTTACAGGCCTTTTCAGAATCGGGCAGGGTTCCATCCAAAAGGTTCGAGAGGAAGGACTGCGGGAGTTGGTACCGTGGGTCTTGGGGCTTAATGAGCCCGTGCTCTTTGTGGGAGATGGAGCCATAGCATACCGCCAGCTGATCCAGAATTTCCTTGGAGATTTGGCCAAGTTCGTTCCTGTGGAATACAGCCTCCCCAGAGCCTCCAGCGTAGCAAGATTGGGTGAAGGCAGACTCAGAAGGGGGGATAAGGATGACATAGATCTCCTGGCTCCCAGATATGCCCAAGAGGCCAAGGCAGTAAGGGACATGGCTTGCTCTGGGGAAAGCCCAGTGGCAAGATGA
- a CDS encoding DUF465 domain-containing protein has translation MEPRDMKLIQELLPQDEELRRLVEEHQAFERELERFSNKRYLTPAEELEKKRIQKLKLAGKDRIESILSSYRKRLHQEESGK, from the coding sequence ATGGAGCCAAGGGACATGAAGCTCATCCAGGAGCTCCTCCCCCAAGATGAGGAGCTTAGAAGGCTGGTGGAGGAACACCAGGCCTTTGAGAGGGAGCTGGAGCGTTTTTCCAACAAGAGGTACCTGACACCCGCAGAGGAGTTGGAGAAAAAACGCATTCAAAAGCTGAAATTGGCCGGAAAGGATAGGATAGAGTCCATTCTGTCCTCTTACAGAAAGAGACTCCATCAGGAGGAGTCAGGGAAGTAG
- the rpsP gene encoding 30S ribosomal protein S16 — MGVRIRLARMGGKKKPFYRIVVADSESPRDGRFIDQIGYYDPKPDPIVLHLDAQKADFWLKKGAKPTEVVNQLIKKVRSSQYSTQA, encoded by the coding sequence ATGGGAGTAAGGATAAGACTTGCCAGGATGGGAGGAAAGAAGAAGCCCTTTTACCGGATTGTGGTGGCCGACTCGGAAAGTCCCAGAGACGGCAGATTCATAGATCAGATCGGCTACTATGATCCCAAACCAGATCCCATTGTGCTGCATTTGGATGCTCAGAAGGCGGACTTCTGGCTAAAAAAAGGTGCAAAACCTACTGAGGTCGTGAATCAGTTGATAAAGAAGGTGCGCTCTTCCCAGTACTCCACCCAGGCATGA
- a CDS encoding KH domain-containing protein: MEVNLKELVRYMAEALVDYPDRVEVTEVEGSTTSVIELKVAKEDLGKVIGKQGRTARAMRTILSAVSTKLRKRAVLEIIE, translated from the coding sequence ATGGAGGTAAACCTGAAGGAGCTGGTCCGCTATATGGCTGAAGCCCTGGTGGATTATCCAGACCGGGTGGAGGTAACCGAAGTGGAAGGCTCCACCACCTCTGTGATCGAGTTGAAGGTGGCCAAGGAGGATTTGGGCAAGGTGATAGGCAAGCAGGGCAGGACGGCCAGGGCCATGCGAACGATTCTAAGTGCAGTGTCCACCAAGCTTAGGAAAAGGGCGGTCCTGGAGATCATAGAGTGA
- the rimM gene encoding ribosome maturation factor RimM (Essential for efficient processing of 16S rRNA), producing the protein MEKRLWLAVGVVKKPHGVKGKISVTPLSQAPEVFSCLKEVLVGETPPEAKAHRVIRVQFMNKAVLLQLEDFDLEQATGSVGSLLWVRREQLPPLEQGEYYYQDLVGMKVVSSEGEHLGLVEGVMETGDSQVLVCRKGQRELLIPFLHGVIKQVDEQEGMLLVDLPQGLE; encoded by the coding sequence ATGGAGAAAAGACTGTGGTTGGCCGTAGGGGTGGTCAAAAAACCCCATGGTGTCAAGGGCAAGATCAGTGTAACCCCTCTTTCCCAGGCACCTGAAGTCTTTTCTTGCCTAAAAGAGGTGCTTGTAGGCGAGACTCCCCCAGAAGCTAAAGCTCACCGAGTCATCCGAGTCCAATTCATGAACAAGGCTGTGTTGCTCCAACTGGAGGACTTTGACCTGGAGCAGGCTACGGGTTCTGTGGGTTCTTTGCTGTGGGTGAGAAGGGAGCAACTTCCCCCTCTGGAGCAAGGGGAATACTACTATCAGGATCTTGTGGGAATGAAAGTGGTCAGTTCCGAGGGGGAGCATCTGGGCTTGGTTGAAGGGGTCATGGAAACCGGGGATTCCCAGGTCTTGGTTTGTAGGAAAGGGCAAAGGGAGCTATTGATTCCATTTTTGCACGGAGTGATAAAGCAGGTGGACGAGCAAGAGGGAATGCTCCTGGTGGATCTACCTCAGGGCTTGGAGTGA
- the trmD gene encoding tRNA (guanosine(37)-N1)-methyltransferase TrmD, whose amino-acid sequence MEFHVLTIFPGMFESPFKWGVVARAMDRCLVRMRVHDLREYGCGPHNSTDDYPYGGGGGMVMRPEPLFLAVEAARNEGAKGPVILLSPQGEILKQSLARELAGLPGMILICGRYEGVDERVRSALVDREISIGDYILSGGELAAMVLMDVVARLVEGVVGNEESILRESFEEGILEYPHYTRPKVFRGMEVPQVLLSGDHAAIARWRRKEALRQTLRRRPELLDGAVLSQEDRAMLESLRLEEGIPRGG is encoded by the coding sequence GTGGAGTTCCATGTTCTTACCATCTTCCCGGGAATGTTTGAGTCTCCTTTTAAGTGGGGAGTGGTGGCCCGGGCCATGGATCGTTGCCTGGTGCGCATGAGAGTGCACGACCTGAGAGAATACGGCTGCGGTCCTCATAACTCCACAGACGATTACCCCTACGGGGGAGGCGGCGGGATGGTCATGAGGCCTGAACCCCTGTTCTTGGCAGTGGAAGCTGCCAGAAATGAAGGTGCAAAGGGACCGGTGATTCTCCTCAGTCCTCAGGGAGAGATCCTGAAACAGTCCCTGGCCAGGGAGCTGGCAGGTTTGCCGGGGATGATACTGATTTGCGGTCGCTATGAAGGGGTAGATGAAAGGGTTAGAAGCGCATTGGTGGATCGTGAGATCTCCATAGGGGACTACATATTGAGCGGCGGGGAACTGGCAGCCATGGTTCTCATGGATGTGGTGGCCAGGCTGGTGGAGGGCGTGGTGGGCAACGAGGAATCCATCCTAAGAGAATCCTTTGAAGAGGGCATACTCGAGTATCCACATTATACCCGACCCAAGGTCTTCAGGGGCATGGAGGTGCCCCAGGTGTTGCTATCAGGAGATCACGCTGCCATAGCCAGATGGAGGCGCAAAGAGGCCTTGAGACAAACCCTTAGAAGACGTCCGGAACTCCTGGATGGGGCAGTTCTCAGCCAGGAGGACCGAGCCATGCTGGAGTCGCTGAGGCTTGAAGAAGGGATCCCAAGAGGTGGTTGA